Proteins found in one Vallitalea guaymasensis genomic segment:
- a CDS encoding stalk domain-containing protein, with protein MKRIMLLMISLILAFSFSSKAFASQVIPVYVNGNVLTPDVNPYIQNQRTFVPIRFIGEALNATSIKWDYSSKTATLVFNQTVIKLPVGSRYVTVNGKQYKIDAPINLVRGRTFVPVRFISEILGYDVKWANSSVYISNNGYTPPSNKYSSEDLYWLSRIVEAEAVGEPYAGKLAVANVIINRKKSSEFPSTIKSVIFDNKYGIQFTPVADGNIYNTPTQESINAAIAALNGSNNIGNSLYFLNPAKSSNFWIMNNRKFVTQINNHYFYA; from the coding sequence ATGAAAAGAATAATGCTTTTAATGATTTCGTTAATTTTGGCTTTTAGTTTTTCCAGCAAAGCATTTGCTTCTCAAGTAATACCTGTTTACGTTAATGGAAATGTTTTAACTCCTGACGTTAATCCTTATATTCAAAATCAACGTACTTTTGTACCAATTAGATTCATTGGAGAAGCACTTAATGCTACGTCAATCAAATGGGATTATTCATCCAAGACTGCTACATTGGTATTTAATCAAACTGTAATTAAATTACCCGTAGGTTCTAGATATGTAACTGTAAACGGTAAACAATATAAAATCGATGCACCAATTAACTTAGTCAGAGGACGAACTTTCGTACCTGTAAGATTTATATCTGAAATATTAGGATATGACGTAAAATGGGCTAATAGCTCAGTATATATCAGCAATAATGGGTATACCCCTCCTTCAAACAAATATAGCTCAGAAGATTTATATTGGTTATCTAGAATTGTAGAGGCTGAAGCAGTCGGTGAACCATACGCTGGAAAATTAGCAGTAGCTAACGTAATCATTAATCGAAAAAAAAGTTCAGAATTTCCAAGCACAATAAAATCTGTTATTTTTGATAACAAATACGGTATTCAATTTACACCAGTTGCAGACGGCAACATATACAATACCCCTACTCAAGAGAGTATAAATGCCGCTATTGCAGCACTGAATGGTTCCAATAACATTGGTAATTCATTATATTTCCTTAATCCAGCAAAATCTTCAAATTTCTGGATTATGAATAACCGTAAATTTGTTACTCAGATCAATAATCATTACTTTTATGCTTAG